A single genomic interval of Prochlorococcus marinus XMU1406 harbors:
- the tsaD gene encoding tRNA (adenosine(37)-N6)-threonylcarbamoyltransferase complex transferase subunit TsaD, which translates to MHKVLAIETSCDETSVSIVSNTGDTFRIHSNIIASQIEDHSKWGGVVPELAARKHLELLPFVLDKALEESKIKIEEVDYIASTVAPGLVGCLRVGSITARSLCMLHSKPFLGIHHLEGHLSSILFSENYPKKSFLTLLVSGGHTELIKVDDRMGMQRLGKSFDDAAGEAFDKVGRLLGLSYPGGPAIEKIAKNGDPMKFNLPKCRISDKKGGFLKYDFSFSGLKTAVLRLVEKINLDGKAVPVPDIAASFERVVAEVLVERTIRCAKDHCLDNIVVVGGVAANNTLRKMMISEASKKSIKVHLAPLNLCTDNAAMIGAAALFRIKFKDHLSSLKLGVAGRLSIEQTNTLYEENPPF; encoded by the coding sequence ATGCACAAAGTTTTAGCTATTGAAACAAGTTGTGATGAGACATCTGTCTCAATAGTTTCTAATACTGGGGATACTTTCAGAATACATTCAAATATAATTGCCTCTCAAATTGAAGATCATTCAAAATGGGGAGGAGTTGTGCCTGAACTAGCAGCTAGAAAGCATTTAGAGTTATTACCTTTTGTTTTAGATAAGGCTTTAGAAGAATCAAAAATCAAAATTGAGGAAGTCGATTATATTGCATCAACTGTAGCTCCTGGATTAGTTGGTTGTTTACGAGTTGGCTCTATAACTGCAAGATCACTTTGCATGTTACATTCAAAACCATTTTTGGGAATTCATCATTTGGAGGGACATTTGTCTTCAATTCTATTTTCAGAAAACTATCCAAAGAAATCTTTTCTTACATTACTTGTTAGCGGCGGGCATACTGAATTGATCAAGGTTGACGATAGAATGGGAATGCAAAGACTTGGGAAAAGTTTTGATGATGCTGCTGGAGAAGCCTTTGATAAGGTTGGCAGACTATTAGGCCTTAGTTATCCAGGAGGTCCGGCAATTGAAAAGATTGCTAAAAATGGGGACCCAATGAAATTCAATTTACCAAAATGTAGGATTTCTGATAAAAAAGGTGGATTTCTTAAATACGATTTCTCTTTTAGTGGTCTTAAAACTGCTGTATTAAGATTAGTTGAGAAAATAAATTTAGATGGGAAGGCCGTTCCAGTTCCTGACATTGCTGCCAGTTTTGAGAGAGTAGTCGCAGAGGTTTTGGTAGAGAGAACTATAAGATGTGCAAAAGATCATTGCTTGGATAATATTGTTGTTGTTGGAGGAGTTGCCGCTAATAATACATTAAGAAAGATGATGATTAGTGAAGCTAGTAAAAAATCTATTAAAGTTCATTTAGCCCCCCTTAATCTTTGTACCGATAATGCGGCGATGATTGGAGCAGCGGCTTTGTTCAGAATCAAATTTAAGGATCATTTAAGTTCACTTAAATTAGGTGTCGCAGGAAGACTATCAATTGAACAAACAAATACCCTTTACGAAGAAAATCCTCCTTTTTAA
- a CDS encoding high light inducible protein, whose amino-acid sequence MNKQPKIEIKETKNFVDKNELNLWKRGFTPQAEIWNGRMATVGIGVIFIILALISQFS is encoded by the coding sequence ATGAACAAACAACCTAAAATCGAGATTAAAGAAACAAAAAACTTCGTGGACAAAAATGAACTAAATTTATGGAAAAGAGGTTTTACCCCTCAAGCTGAGATATGGAATGGAAGGATGGCGACTGTTGGTATAGGAGTAATTTTTATTATTCTTGCTTTAATAAGTCAATTTTCTTAA